The following are encoded in a window of Psilocybe cubensis strain MGC-MH-2018 chromosome 4, whole genome shotgun sequence genomic DNA:
- a CDS encoding 18S rRNA pseudouridine methyltransferase → MEAPTATVPARRRRHSGSMDNSHAEGIPNINKILGTDNGPIEPPPRPKSTPGERPTQRRRQKSPVRSEERKQGDDDGEEQENGPVMQIDDESRANPKPSTATPITILKNTHNHTTTAVERPTRPLPSSKSRKMASTATPLNPHAPIHHPANPLMLPVQAQVPRGAAATTQRRLFVILEQACLEAYKVSGGSSGAKGRGGKEGGEAKYTLLNCDDHQGILAKTGRDIADARPDITHQCLLTLLDSPLNKAGLLQVYIHTARGVLIEVNPHVRIPRTFKRFSGLMVQLLHKLSIRGVNGPEKLLKVVKNPVTDHLPPNTVKLTLSCDAPTQRLSKYLPTLPTTHNIAVFVGAMARGKDDFADAYVDEKIGISAYPLSASVACGKFCCALEELWDIV, encoded by the exons ATGGAGGCACCAACAGCGACAGTACCTGCGCGACGCAGACGGCATTCTGGGTCCATGGACAATAGCCATGCCGAGGGCATTCCCAACATCAATAAAATTTTAGGAACCGACAACGGGCCTATCGAACCTCCACCAAGACCAAAATCAACACCTGGCGAGCGTCCCACCCAACGTCGACGCCAAAAAAGCCCTGTTCGAAGCGAGGAACGGAAACAgggagatgatgatggggaagaacaagaaaacgGGCCAGTCATGCAAATCGACGACGAGAGCCGGGCTAACCCTAAGCCTTCGACCGCTACTCCCATCACGATTCTGAAAAATACGCACAACCACACTACGACTGCAGTAGAACGTCCTACTCGgcctcttccttcttctAAGTCACGTAAAATGGCTTCAACAGCCACACCTCTTAATCCTCATGCCCCGATTCACCACCCCGCGAACCCGTTGATGTTGCCTGTGCAAGCTCAGGTGCCCCGTGGGGCTGCTGCGACGACGCAGCGCAGACTTTTTGTCATCCTGGAGCAAGCGTGTTTGGAAGCATATAAGGTATCGGGCGGATCATCTGGTGCAAAGGGTCgaggaggaaaggaaggagGCGAAGCAAAATATACCCTCCTAAATTGCGATGATCATCAGGGCATTCTGGCAAAGACTGGTCGAGATATTGCTGATGCCAGACCTGATATCACACATCAG TGTCTCCTGACTTTGCTCGATTCGCCACTTAACAAGGCGGGTTTGCTTCAAGTTTACATTCACACTGCTCGCGGCGTCCTTATCGAGGTTAATCCTCATGTGCGCATACCACGTACCTTCAAGCGATTTAGTGGCCTCATGG TGCAACTCCTTCACAAACTTTCTATTCGTGGGGTGAATGGTCCCGAAAAGCTGCTAAAAGTCGTCAAA AACCCTGTTACTGATCATCTTCCCCCGAACACCGTCAAACTCA CACTGTCTTGTGATGCTCCCACCCAGCGCCTCTCCAAGTACTTGCCGACTCTTCCTACGACACACAACATAGCAGTATTTGTTGGGGCCATGGCTCGTGGAAAGGACGATTTCGCTGATGCATATGTCGATGAAAAGATTGGTATCAGTGCTTATCCACTCAGTGCCAGTGTTGCTTGTGGAAAG TTCTGTTGCGCCCTGGAAGAACTTTGGGATATCGTTTAG
- a CDS encoding Glycine-rich domain-containing protein 1, translating to MSEDSSPPAYSTSGAKGTAANSFPPSYTPPSTYVIGSTTTTGPLVGLQEVKGHLLLLNIFANLKSTVEKKEFILPNVPHEKDRKWAWFVGLSVERFDIWCRSINPKDASAAQLSAIPPIDVIMVWHSYMLNPRWYTEDCMRIPACKNLKTLEPLFNELLLNSSILTEPPSKARIEFWERQSNLGFDLLNDVGKMSEKTISCPACDKRISYISSDGSGYLQQKFSVFCLKPGCPMGEITKERMALAKLAQDLSMTSTGNPEDSLAGCFFTSSTLDVEKGKKAKKLVCDAVKSKADIILKKHTYGSPQYQRELYLGIMELCKYSLSNLRTRLGFSYQPRLVTRIMTAYNDDKIYSVELVGAVLRQGSFVGKMYDLGWTAPGFFDAASDELALHHALARYHAFLDLMSSSPASFFVPTLDIDLVWHTHQLFPNKYELDCNKHLGRFIDHDDKVEGIRLSSAFDITCRAWKERFGVQYTHCGCPIPGDTIGQRLSRMVGIYTQPSSAAPSHLTPFDRPDLLSATHPSDHNAVRFVARNERAHRLANQRYENLAKKKQKEREKAAKKAAKEQSEGRRNRSGSQTNYVGYSDGPDVTRSTSNGYRHDTIPFLVPVPIIYGPELVTGTAACVSAGGQTAGVEDVEVLVAGEALPVGVVVEAGVAVAVDVGEAVVDVVVEEVVVVEVAVEEVEVVVSTDD from the exons ATGTCTGAAGACTCTTCCCCACCAGCATACAGCACATCTGGCGCAAAGGGAACCGCAGCAAATTCATTTCCACCCAGTTACACTCCCCCCTCGACATATGTAATTGGTTCGACTACCACTACCGGGCCTTTGGTTGGTTTGCAGGAAGTCAAAGGACATTTATTACTTTTGAATATCTTCGCAAACTTGAAGAGCACAGTAGAGAAAAAAGAGTTCATCCTCCCAAATGTGCCGCATGAAAAAGACCGAAAGTGGGCATGGTTTGTGGGACTATCAGTAGAGCG ATTCGATATCTGGTGTAGATCTATTAATCCGAAGGACGCAAGTGCAGCTCAACTTTCCGCTATCCCCCCTATTGATGTGATCATG GTGTGGCACTCGTATATGCTTAATCCTCG ATGGTATACGGAGGACTGCATGCGCATTCCTGCATGCAAAAACCTGAAGACCTTGGAGCCATTATTCAACGAACTTTTGCTCAATTCATCAATTCTTACTGAGCCTCCCTCAAAAGCTAGAATTGAATTCTGGGAGAGACAAAGCAACTTGGGGTTTGACCTATTGAATGACGTTGGCAAGATGTCGGAAAAAACGATATCTTGCCCTGCTTGCGACAAGCGTATCA GTTATATCTCTAGTGATGGGTCGGGATATCTCCAGCAAAAGTTCAGCGTTTTTTGCCTCAAACCAGGTTGTCCTATGGGTGAGATAACAAAGGAAAGAATGGCCCTCGCCAAGTTAGCTCAGGATCTCTCTATGACGAGCACCGGGAATCCAGAAGACAGTTTGGC TGGATGCTTTTTTACATCTTCAACTCTTGATGTCGAAAAAGGCAAGAAGGCCAAAAAGCTAGTTTGTGATGCTGTAAAGTCCAAGGCAGATATAATtctaaaaaaacacacataTGGAAGCCCACAATACCAAAGGGAATTGTACCTGGGTATAATGGAGCTTTGTAAATATTCCTTGTCAAATTTACGAACTCGACTGGGATTTTCATACCAACCCCGcct AGTCACTCGAATTATGACTGCTTACAACGACGACAAAATATATTCTGTTGAGCTTGTTGGGGCG GTTCTTCGGCAGGGCTCATTTGTGGGAAAAATGTATGACCTGGGATGGACAGCACCTGGTTTCTTCGACGCCGCTAGTGACGAGCTAGCTCTCCACCATGCACTGGCTAGATATCATGC GTTTCTAGACTTGATGTCTTCTTCCCCCGCGTCGTTCTTCGTGCCGACGCTAGATATCGATCTCGTTTGGCATACCCATCAGCTTTTCCCGAACAAATATGAACTTGATTGCAATAAACATCTGGGAAGATTTATTGATCA TGACGACAAAGTCGAAGGAATCAGGCTTTCATCTGCATTTGACATTACATGCCGCGCCTGGAAAGAGCGCTTTGGGGTCCAATATACGCATTGTGGGTGTCCTATTCCAGGAGACACGATAGGACAACGTTTATCGCGTATGGTTGGGATATATACCCAACCTTCTTCCGCGGCCCCATCACACCTCACACCGTTCGATCGACCAGACCTCCTCTCTGCCACACATCCAAGCGATCACAATGCCGTGCGCTTTGTTGCGCGCAACGAGCGGGCCCATAGGCTCGCGAATCAGAGGTACGAGAATTTagcaaagaaaaagcaaaaggaaCGGGAGAAAGCTGCCAAGAAGGCAGCGAAAGAGCAGTCAGAGGGGAGGAGAAACAGATCTGGCTCCCAGACTAACTATGTGGGTTATTCGGATGGCCCAGATGTCACCAGGTCGACTTCAAACGGATATCGTCACGACACTATTCCGTTCTTAGTTCCTGTTCCAATTATCTATGGGCCTGAGCTGGTGACTGGAACCGCAGCCTGCGTATCCGCAGGAGGTCAAACCGCTGG TGTGGAGGATGTGGAAGTTCTGGTTGCGGGGGAGGCG CTGCCGGTgggtgtggtggtggaggcgggtgtggcggtggcggtggaTGTGGgggaggcggtggtggatgtggtggtggaggaggttgtggtggtggaggttgcggtggaggaggttgaggttgTCGTGTCAACCGATGATTAG
- a CDS encoding Glycine-rich domain-containing protein 1: MSDVALPPAYKVSSPDDSTVTVGNVDKSLPKYNVPSTFSIGNAVTEPLVGLREIKGHLIILGAFAELKKKVESVDTSNALYSPVNEDQKWAWFVGLAVERFDVWCRALTRDTEKDVKPVVLPPLDVIMVWHSYMLNPRWYAEDCMRIDACKNLKSMEPAFCELLLDPSPILSEAPSKSRLDNWKYLTGLGFNLLDEMANMKTKSILCPMCNTALDVDYINKEGTGYLQQKFSAVCVKDGCSFGEINKEKLALGKLARDLAMKTSDAPGDHLPGTFFTASSADVKKGQKIKKILHWEIVHASNKTPAEANYTYGSHDLYLAIMSFSKYSLSPMREQMGLPYQPRLVSRIMSAYNDEKIYSVELVGAVLRQGSFVNKMHGLGWTKSGFFDEPGDELVLQHGLARYHAFLDLMSSSPVSFFVPTLDIDLIWHTHQLQPEKYEKDGKQYLAKFIDHDDKVEGIRLSSAFDITCRAWKERFNVTYTHCGCPVPGDTIGKRLSRMIGMYSQPTTTPHSHLFPITRLDVLAATHPSDHNTVRFIAKNKREHKVALRKYESLKKKKEKEHKLQSVKNESSDIPTANRRDEKAISDDSVDGESKFRNYAAHDMIPFLVPVPMFYFGGELPSGEACVATGGLAGFIAGGGAEVVAGVIVVEGDVAEAEDVEEDAEGVEKKLGVFSLVQDCMKLLIN; the protein is encoded by the exons ATGAGTGACGTGGCTCTCCCACCAGCATACAAGGTTTCTTCTCCAGATGACTCTACAGTTACTGTAGGCAATGTGGACAAATCACTCCCGAAGTACAATGTACCGTCGACCTTCTCTATCGGAAACGCGGTCACAGAACCACTTGTTGGTCTTCGGGAGATCAAGGGACATTTAATTATCTTGGGTGCTTTTGCCGAgctaaagaagaaagtcgaAAGTGTAGACACGAGCAACGCGTTATACTCTCCTGTCAATGAAGACCAAAAATGGGCATGGTTTGTCGGTTTAGCTGTAGAACG GTTCGACGTATGGTGCAGAGCGCTTACTAGGGACACAGAGAAAGACGTGAAACCTGTCGTCCTGCCGCCTTTGGATGTTATCATG GTTTGGCATTCATATATGCTCAATCCGCG ATGGTACGCGGAGGATTGCATGAGAATTGATGCCTGCAAGAATTTGAAGAGCATGGAACCAGCGTTCTGTGAACTTCTGCTCGACCCTTCTCCGATACTCTCAGAAGCACCTTCTAAGAGTCGACTTGACAACTGGAAATATTTGACAGGATTAGGATTCAACCTGTTGGACGAAATGGCTAACATGAAAACGAAATCAATCCTGTGCCCTATGTGTAACACGGCTCTCGATGTTG ACTACATTAACAAAGAGGGCACAGGGTATCTTCAACAGAAGTTCAGCGCCGTTTGTGTCAAAGATGGATGTTCATTTGGAGAAATAAATAAAGAGAAACTGGCCCTTGGAAAACTTGCACGAGACCTTGCGATGAAGACTTCGGATGCTCCTGGAGACCACCTGCC GGGAACGTTCTTTACAGCCTCGTCTGCTGACGTGAAAAAAGGtcaaaaaataaagaaaatatTACATTGGGAAATAGTGCATGCGTCCAATAAAACTCCAGCCGAGGCCAACTATACGTACGGGAGTCACGATCTCTACCTTGCAATAATGTCATTTTCGAAATACTCTCTTTCCCCCATGAGAGAGCAAATGGGACTCCCATATCAACCTCGTCT GGTTAGTAGGATAATGAGCGCTTATAACGATGAGAAAATCTACTCGGTGGAGCTTGTTGGTGCA GTTCTTCGTCAAGGCTCCTTTGTCAATAAAATGCACGGCCTTGGATGGACAAAATCCGGATTTTTTGACGAGCCAGGCGACGAACTCGTTCTCCAGCATGGGCTTGCTAGATATCATGC TTTTCTGGATCTCATGTCATCGTCTCCTGTCTCGTTCTTTGTACCGACGTTGGACATTGATCTCATTTGGCATACGCATCAACTTCAGCCTGAGAAATATGAGAAAGATGGCAAACAGTACCTGGCAAAATTTATTGATCA CGACGATAAAGTAGAAGGAATACGGTTGTCTTCGGCTTTTGATATCACCTGCCGTGCCTGGAAAGAACGGTTTAACGTCACATATACGCACTGTGGATGCCCAGTTCCGGGAGATACGATAGGAAAGCGTTTATCACGCATGATCGGGATGTATTCACAACCTACGACGACTCCACACTCTCACCTTTTCCCGATTACTCGCCTGGATGTCCTCGCGGCTACGCATCCAAGTGATCATAACACCGTTCGTTTCATAGCGAAAAACAAACGGGAGCACAAAGTTGCGTTGCGGAAGTACGAAAGcctcaaaaagaaaaaagagaaggagcaCAAACTTCAGAGTGTAAAGAACGAGTCATCCGATATCCCTACCGCGAACAGGCGAGATGAGAAGGCCATCTCAGACGATTCTGTCGATGGCGAGTCTAAATTTCGAAATTATGCAGCTCATGATATGATTCCCTTCTTGGTACCTGTACCGATGTTCTATTTTGGAGGTGAGTTGCCTAGTGGTGAGGCATGTGTTGCCACCGGAGGACTCGCAGGGTTTATTGCGGGAGGG GGTGCGGAGGTGGTGGCGGGGGTGATTGTGGTGGAGGGGGATGTG gcggaggcggaggatgtggaggaggatgCGGAGGGGGTTGAAAAGAAGCTGGGCGTGTTCTCGCTCGTTCAGGATTGCATGAAGTTGCTCATTAATTAA
- a CDS encoding Poly(3-hydroxyalkanoate) depolymerase encodes MAPVGQSARPVTPSRPYLPTAFPKSTCLRRGLCPVTALRAQGPEALESHSLYYEVHGPKEVADSIQKAQPEEIQRNNPNNDEAFQEEMKKLDKVVFIMGLNSSSFSWGPQVRWFGKGGSGNSERKAAALVFDNRGVGNSGYPRGPYTTSGMAEDAICLLDYLGWTGERELNIVGISLGGMIAQELAYRIPHRIASLVLAVTTPGGHIWNNFPPMKGLTSLTKLMFTPEPIDKVPTVLDMLFPAKWLAERAQSDPHAEWNGNTEDNREGKTNRDVQQEGFLRRVAITQPQLFLGHISQMAAGLTHHVSPTRLAQIANTVPKIAIVTGDEDNLVRPIGSVKIWKAMTEGPGQNTAEVRKRVELLQWEGTGHGIHSQKEVEFNQLVERCMREGKALVEAGFTPRS; translated from the exons ATGGCCCCTGTAGGACAGTCAGCGCGTCCAGTTACACCCTCGCGCCCATATCTTCCAACCGCATTCCCGAAGAGCACATGTCTACGACGTGGTTTATGCCCTGTCACCGCTCTGCGCGCACAGGGACCTGAGGCCCTTGAGAGCCATTCCCTATACTACGAGGTCCATGGGCCGAAGGAGGTCGCCGACTCCATCCAAAAGGCCCAACCAGAGGAAATTCAGAGAAACAATCCAAACAATGACGAAGCATTCCAAGAAGAGATGAAGAAGCTCGACAAGGTGGTGTTCATCATGGGTTTGAACTCGAGCAGTTTCTCATGGGGCCCGCAAGTACGCTGGTTCGGCAAGGGCGGGAGTGGAAACAGCGAGAGAAAGGCAGCTGCTCTCGTGTTTGATAATCGTGGGGTAGGCAATTCAGGATACCCAAGGGGACCATATAC AACCTCAGGTATGGCAGAAGATGCCATATGCCTTCTAGACTACCTAGGATGGACAGGGGAACGCGAGTTGAATATAGTAGGAATCAGTCTGGGTGGTATGATAGCTCAGG AACTCGCATATCGCATTCCACACCGAATCGCGTCCCTAGTATTGGCGGTAACCACACCAGGAGGACATATTTGGAATAACTTCCCTCCG ATGAAAGGCCTGACGTCCCTCACAAAGCTGATGTTTACCCCAGAACCAATAGATAAAGTACCAACAGTACTAGACATGCTCTTCCCTGCAAAATGGCTTGCAGAGCGTGCTCAATCCGACCCACATGCAGAATGGAACGGAAACACGGAGGATAACAGGGAAGGCAAGACAAATCGCGACGTACAGCAAGAG GGTTTCCTCCGCCGTGTAGCCATCACCCAACCTCAACTCTTTCTGGGCCACATCTCACAAATGGCCGCTGGGCTTACGCACCATGTATCCCCAACCCGCCTGGCTCAAATTGCTAACACCGTTCCAAAAATCGCCATTGTCACCGGCGACGAAGACAACCTCGTGCGGCCTATAGGGTCCGTGAAGATTTGGAAAGCAATGACAGAAGGGCCTGGTCAAAACACAGCGGAGGTTCGGAAGAGGGTGGAGCTGCTACAGTGGGAAGGCACTGGGCATGGTATTCATTCACAGAAAGAGGTCGAATTCAACCAGCTTGTTGAAAGGTGTATGAGAGAAGGTAAGGCGCTTGTCGAGGCTGGATTCACGCCGCGAAGTTGA
- a CDS encoding Sec14 cytosolic factor, protein MSQPQAASASPMPEGVTDPNYRPEPGRLGNLTMVQLHTLEKFKKELKEEGHFVEERMDDATLLRFLRARKFDLVKAKEMLLAAEQWRKEFGVDDIIKNFDFKEKAEVDKYYPQYYHKNDKDGRPVYVERLGKLDIKALYAATTQERQLQRLVFEYEKFLTERLPACSKAAGHPVETSCTILDLGGVSLSNFYRVKDYVSQASSIGQNRYPETMGKFYIINAPWAFSTVWMVIKPWLDEVTVKKINILGSGYKDELLKQIPKENLPKEFGGECECSGGCSLSDAGPWNPVK, encoded by the exons atgtCCCAACCACAAGCGGCCTCAGCATCGCCCATGCCAGAGGGTGTTACCGACCCAAACTATAGGCCTGAACCAGGCCGCCTCGGAAACCTCACGATGGTGCAGCTGCACACTCTGGAGAAGTTCAAGAAGGAGCTCAAAGAGGAGGGTCACTTTGTAGAGGAGAGAATGGACGATGCCACTCTTTTGAG ATTCCTACGTGCCCGGAAATTCGATCTTGTAAAGGCGAAGGAGATGCTGCTGGCAGCTGAGCAATGGAGAAAAGAATTCGGCGTGGATGATATCATCAA GAACTTTGATTTTAAGGAGAAGGCAGAGGTGGATAAGTACTATCCTCAGTACTATCACAAAAATGACAAG GATGGCCGCCCTGTATACGTCGAACGCCTCGGTAAACTCGACATCAAAGCTCTCTATGCTGCCACAACCCAAGAACGTCAACTCCAGCGCCTCGTCTTCGAGTACGAAAAGTTCCTCACGGAGCGCCTTCCCGCATGCTCAAAGGCTGCGGGGCACCCCGTCGAAACCTCTTGCACGATCCTTGATCTTGGCGGCGTCTCGCTCTCCAACTTCTATCGCGTCAAGGACTACGTCTCCCAAGCGTCGTCTATCGGACAGAACCGATACCCAGAGACGATGGGGAAATTCTACATCATCAACGCACCCTGGGCGTTCAGCACGGTGTGGATGGTCATCAAGCCATGGCTGGATGAGGTCACAGTGAAGAAGATCAACATTCTGGGATCGGGATATAAAGATGAGCTGTTGAAGCAGATCCCCAAAGAGAATCTGCCCAAAGAGTTTGGTGGCGAGTGTGAATGCTCTGGGGGATGCTCGTTGAGCGACGCCGGTCCATGGAATCCTGTCAAGTAG
- a CDS encoding Cytochrome P450 monooxygenase COX2, with protein sequence MSGLLSKASAIFITYPVYTFVLGTLVYALVVKILLGKSRYLKRNPRNLPLPPGPKGYPIIGNLFDVPKDKPWVGYSEWTKTYGDMIYFEVLGQPFIVLNSLQRTIDLFDKRSSNYSDRMRMPMVLELMDWDYNMAMLPYGQWWRRHRRAFTEHFHHNIVWKYQPTQLRETRAFLHRLLTTPENFMHHIRHTFAATIMSVAYGITIKDTEDPYISNAEEALMGLAEAGIPGSFLVDLMPWLKYIPAWFPGAGFQRKAAHWRKVNADVAQKPFKFAEEELQKGTAVPSLSSTLIERLPDKSDPYYAEERKIAQDTAAVAYVGGADTTVSTVQSFFLAMALYPDVQKRAQAELDAVVGRGRLPEFSDRDAMPYVNALVKESVRWNQVIPLAVGHMATEDDEYDGYFIPRGTVVMGNGWAILHDPEVFEDPMEFRPERYLKDGQLDPDARNPDCAAFGYGRRKCPGRHMSDNALYSIVASVLSVYDITPPRDESGKMVQLKAEFTSGLLSYPAPFECVIKPRSPEAEALIRDCVE encoded by the exons ATGTCAGGGCTGCTCTCCAAAGCGTCCGCCATCTTCATCACGTACCCTGTATATACCTTTGTCCTAGGCACACTTGTATATGCACTCGTTGTGAAGATCCTCTTGGGGAAATCGCGGTACCTCAAACGCAACCCCCGCAACCTCCCCCTGCCGCCGGGCCCCAAGGGGTACCCGATCATCGGCAACCTGTTCGATGTGCCGAAGGATAAACCGTGGGTTGGGTACAGCGAGTGGACGAAAACCTATG GGGACATGATATATTTCGAAGTGCTCGGTCAGCCTTTCATCGTCCTGAACTCTCTGCAGCGCACAATCGACCTTTTTGACAAACGCTCCTCGAACTATTCGGACAGGATGCGTATGCCCATGGTGCTAGAGCT GATGGACTGGGACTACAACATGGCTATGCTCCCGTACGGGCAATGGTGGCGACGCCACCGCCGCGCGTTCACCGAGCACTTCCACCACAACATCGTGTGGAAGTACCAGCCGACCCAGCTTCGCGAGACGCGCGCGTTCCTCCACCGCCTGCTAACCACACCCGAGAACTTCATGCACCACATCCGACA CACGTTTGCAGCGACGATCATGAGCGTCGCATACGGCATTACGATCAAGGACACCGAGGATCCGTACATCTCCAATGCCGAAGAGGCACTCATGGGCCTTGCGGAGGCAGGCATCCCAGGATCCTTCCTCGTCGACCTCATGCCCTGGCTGAAGTACATTCCCGCGTGGTTCCCTGGAGCGGGCTTCCAGCGCAAAGCCGCACATTGGCGCAAAGTCAACGCGGACGTCGCGCAGAAGCCGTTCAAATTCGCTGAAGAGGAACTG CAAAAGGGAACAGCAGTGCCTTCGCTTTCATCCACGCTAATAGAGAGATTACCGGACAAGAGCGATCCATACTACGCCGAGGAGCGTAAAATCGCACAGGACACCGCAGCAGTCGCATACGTCG GCGGCGCAGATACC ACTGTATCAACAGTACAATCCTTCTTCCTCGCTATGGCGCTTTACCCAGACGTACAAAAAAGGGCACAAGCAGAACTAGACGCCGTCGTAGGCCGCGGACGGCTACCCGAATTTAGCGACCGCGACGCGATGCCCTATGTTAACGCGCTAGTCAAGGAGAGTGTGCGTTGGAATCAGGTTATCCCGCTCG CTGTGGGACATATGGCGACAGAGGATGATGAGTACGATGGATATTTTATCCCGCGTGGGACAGTGGTTATGGGAAACGGGTG GGCAATACTGCACGACCCAGAAGTGTTCGAGGACCCGATGGAGTTCCGCCCTGAGAGATACTTGAAGGACGGCCAGTTAGACCCGGACGCGCGTAATCCAGACTGCGCAGCGTTCGGGTATGGAAGGCG CAAATGCCCTGGAAGACACATGAGCGACAACGCACTTTACTCTATTGTAGCCTCTGTATTGTCTGTGTACGATATCACACCCCCGCGCGACGAGTCGGGGAAGATGGTACAACTTAAAGCGGAGTTTACGAGTGGGCTGTTGTC GTACCCTGCGCCGTTCGAATGTGTGATCAAGCCCAGAAGTCCAGAGGCGGAGGCATTGATTCGGGACTGTGTCGAGTAA